Proteins encoded together in one Coriobacteriia bacterium window:
- a CDS encoding Crp/Fnr family transcriptional regulator — MFSVTGGLWLKSRTLAPDTHGMKTLTAKDQVTSRLVAIPMFSDLSGENLETMARMVQLRRYPKGSFIVGQNEVGTCMYLLVSGRVKVSLASPEGKELVLNYLEAPAHFGEMSLVDAQTRSADVISVTDVELFALDGKDLSAAIQLQPRLALSLIATLSRRLRHTIGRLEDMAFHDATHRVMRVVLNVATAGLETRGAPVIQGMTHYDIATLAGTSRETASRVISQLAREGILQTKGRRIVVDLSSLSERLAQD; from the coding sequence GTGTTCTCTGTCACTGGTGGATTGTGGCTCAAGTCACGGACGCTGGCGCCCGATACCCACGGTATGAAGACGCTCACAGCCAAAGACCAAGTAACGTCGCGACTGGTCGCCATTCCGATGTTCTCGGACCTTTCGGGAGAGAACCTCGAAACGATGGCGCGCATGGTTCAGTTGCGACGCTACCCCAAGGGTTCGTTCATCGTCGGCCAGAACGAGGTCGGTACGTGCATGTACCTGCTCGTGTCCGGTCGCGTGAAAGTGTCGCTGGCCAGCCCTGAGGGCAAGGAACTCGTGCTGAACTACCTCGAGGCCCCTGCGCACTTCGGTGAGATGTCCCTGGTGGACGCCCAGACGCGGTCGGCCGATGTTATCTCGGTAACTGACGTCGAGCTCTTCGCGCTGGACGGCAAGGATCTCTCGGCAGCCATTCAGTTGCAGCCGCGCCTTGCGCTCTCGCTGATCGCCACTCTTTCGAGGCGCCTGCGTCACACCATCGGCCGGCTCGAGGACATGGCATTTCACGACGCCACTCACCGAGTCATGCGCGTAGTACTCAATGTCGCCACCGCCGGACTTGAGACGCGCGGTGCGCCGGTCATCCAGGGCATGACTCACTACGATATCGCCACGCTCGCGGGCACGTCGCGCGAGACGGCAAGCCGAGTCATCTCGCAGTTGGCCCGAGAAGGAATCCTACAAACAAAGGGCCGCCGCATCGTCGTCGATCTAAGCTCCCTGAGCGAGAGACTCGCCCAGGACTAG
- a CDS encoding FAD-binding and (Fe-S)-binding domain-containing protein, with the protein MPAVSERVESALQDICGENRVRTDPRERSMYSFDIGAMPFLVKPFVGAGQAGAVARPRDEADVVALVSLARAEGLKIVPRAWATSGYGGVLPPESAIVVDVSGMQRVLSIDAASLIVRVQAGAIWEQIDREIARQGLTLQLYPSSYPSSSAAGWLAQGGSGFGSFEYGAFKEIVTAARVVLPTGDVREFAGEELLNLVADAEGITGIITEVEFRVRPLEEEVHRLIAFPDAFKLGAALSEISAADLPIWSITFLNPESTRLKKQLPHRHGHPWEEAHPHYEPDLPAAYLAVIAYPASRRGHIDERLAAISEKHHGAEQPDEAAEHEWEQRFSPMRLKRMGPSIVPTEVIVPLAEMPNVLAEIGAKIKQPFILEGMAGKGDKVVLLGFIPHDERTLAFNLAFALSLSVIKIAKAHGGAAYSTGLYFRNEADSVMGAARVKALREFKHAVDPDDLLNPGKVVGSGLINSIMGLATAFEPVVRPIANAAKPPSGPGDLSRDVAGIPADVAFMAYACARCGYCVPTCEQYSGRGWESQSPRGKYAFIRDVIAGRAKWDRAAIDTMLVCTTCEVCNTRCQLQLPIEHNWMEMRGKLINEEKRGTFPPFEMMAASLRGENDIWAGKSENRDAWVPADVAEKIPEQCDILYFAGCTASFVETDIAEASIRLLQDSGCSVGYMGNDESCCGIPMKVAGKWDLFEEIYEHNVAEARKRGAKTIVTSCPACGLVWKELYANLAAERGEEYEFEIKHYSELVAPALADGRLELKVNPVEGQTITFHDSCHMGRAQGNYEPPRDMLKAIPGIEYVEMEHNREEGLCCGSVLTLVGEIEVAPRLGGHRLQEAVDAGADTVVALCPCCQVQLRDSNIKNELGLKIDDLSRVVAVAAGYDIPESTEYSMYMWSFFDKFIRLMEPENMAKFMVRIFPQMMDNMPAGMKPMMLSMKSVPGGLSMMQSMMPMMFPAMAPGILNKVMPDMIREVEDVMGEMPPDMAALMPDLLPKTMNSLMPTYLPQLIPHLVPLFIDYVRNDT; encoded by the coding sequence ATGCCAGCGGTCAGCGAACGCGTAGAGTCGGCACTCCAAGACATCTGTGGGGAGAACCGGGTCCGAACCGATCCTCGCGAGCGCTCGATGTACTCGTTCGATATCGGTGCTATGCCGTTCCTCGTCAAGCCTTTCGTGGGGGCCGGTCAGGCCGGCGCTGTTGCACGACCGCGGGACGAGGCAGATGTCGTCGCCCTCGTAAGCTTGGCCCGTGCTGAGGGGCTCAAGATCGTTCCGCGCGCCTGGGCCACCAGTGGGTATGGCGGCGTGCTGCCGCCCGAAAGCGCGATCGTGGTCGACGTCTCCGGCATGCAGCGCGTGCTCAGCATCGACGCCGCCTCGCTTATCGTGCGTGTTCAAGCGGGGGCTATCTGGGAGCAGATCGACCGGGAGATCGCCCGACAGGGCCTAACACTGCAACTCTACCCGTCGTCATATCCCAGTTCGTCTGCCGCGGGCTGGCTTGCGCAGGGCGGCAGCGGGTTTGGAAGCTTCGAGTACGGCGCCTTCAAGGAGATCGTCACTGCCGCCCGCGTCGTGTTGCCGACTGGGGACGTCAGGGAGTTCGCCGGCGAAGAGCTTCTCAATCTGGTTGCTGACGCCGAGGGCATCACTGGGATCATCACCGAGGTCGAGTTCCGCGTTCGCCCGCTCGAGGAGGAAGTGCATCGGCTCATCGCATTTCCCGACGCCTTCAAGCTTGGAGCCGCCCTCAGCGAGATCTCGGCGGCCGATCTGCCGATCTGGTCGATCACCTTCCTCAACCCGGAGTCCACAAGGCTCAAGAAGCAGCTACCGCACCGCCACGGGCATCCGTGGGAAGAAGCTCATCCGCACTACGAGCCCGATCTGCCGGCTGCCTACCTCGCCGTGATTGCGTATCCGGCGTCTCGGCGCGGCCACATCGACGAGAGACTTGCGGCCATCAGCGAGAAGCACCACGGGGCCGAGCAGCCCGACGAGGCTGCCGAGCACGAGTGGGAGCAGCGCTTCTCGCCGATGCGTCTCAAAAGGATGGGACCTTCTATCGTCCCGACCGAGGTCATCGTCCCGCTGGCCGAGATGCCCAACGTGCTCGCCGAGATCGGCGCCAAGATCAAGCAGCCGTTCATTCTCGAAGGCATGGCGGGCAAAGGCGACAAAGTCGTGCTTCTTGGCTTCATCCCGCATGACGAGCGCACGCTGGCGTTCAACCTTGCCTTCGCGCTATCACTGTCGGTTATCAAGATTGCGAAGGCGCACGGGGGAGCGGCGTACTCCACGGGCCTGTACTTCCGCAACGAGGCGGACAGCGTCATGGGCGCCGCACGAGTCAAGGCACTACGCGAGTTCAAGCACGCCGTAGACCCGGACGACCTGCTCAACCCTGGCAAGGTCGTCGGTAGCGGGCTGATCAACTCCATCATGGGGCTCGCGACAGCGTTCGAGCCCGTCGTGCGCCCGATCGCGAACGCCGCTAAGCCGCCGTCGGGACCCGGCGACCTGTCTCGAGACGTTGCGGGCATCCCGGCGGACGTCGCTTTCATGGCCTACGCCTGCGCGCGGTGCGGCTACTGCGTTCCCACGTGCGAGCAGTACTCAGGTCGCGGGTGGGAGAGCCAGTCGCCCCGCGGCAAGTACGCGTTCATTCGAGACGTGATAGCCGGTCGCGCCAAGTGGGACCGTGCTGCGATCGACACGATGCTTGTCTGTACGACGTGCGAAGTGTGCAACACGCGCTGCCAGCTGCAGCTCCCCATCGAGCACAACTGGATGGAGATGCGTGGCAAGCTCATCAACGAGGAGAAGCGCGGCACATTCCCGCCGTTCGAGATGATGGCCGCCTCGCTGCGCGGCGAGAACGACATCTGGGCCGGAAAGAGCGAGAACCGCGACGCATGGGTTCCCGCCGACGTGGCCGAGAAGATTCCGGAGCAGTGCGACATCCTCTACTTCGCAGGATGCACTGCTAGCTTCGTGGAGACCGATATCGCCGAGGCGTCGATCCGTCTGCTGCAGGACTCCGGCTGCAGCGTCGGCTACATGGGCAACGACGAATCATGCTGCGGAATCCCGATGAAGGTCGCCGGCAAGTGGGACCTGTTCGAAGAGATCTACGAGCACAACGTCGCTGAGGCCAGGAAGCGTGGTGCGAAGACGATCGTCACCTCCTGCCCAGCGTGCGGCCTGGTCTGGAAGGAGCTGTACGCCAACCTTGCCGCCGAGCGGGGCGAGGAGTACGAGTTCGAGATCAAGCACTACTCCGAGCTCGTGGCACCCGCTCTGGCCGACGGCAGGCTCGAACTCAAAGTGAATCCCGTCGAAGGCCAGACGATCACCTTCCATGACAGCTGTCACATGGGTCGTGCCCAGGGCAACTACGAGCCACCGCGTGACATGCTTAAGGCGATTCCCGGCATCGAGTACGTCGAGATGGAGCACAACCGCGAAGAGGGGCTGTGCTGTGGTTCCGTTCTCACGCTGGTAGGCGAGATCGAGGTGGCACCGAGGCTCGGTGGGCACCGCCTTCAGGAGGCGGTCGATGCTGGAGCCGACACCGTCGTGGCGCTCTGCCCTTGCTGTCAGGTGCAGCTGCGCGACTCCAACATCAAGAACGAACTGGGTCTGAAGATCGACGACCTCTCGCGTGTGGTCGCTGTGGCGGCTGGATACGACATCCCGGAGTCCACCGAGTACTCGATGTACATGTGGAGTTTCTTTGACAAGTTCATCAGGCTCATGGAGCCCGAGAACATGGCCAAGTTCATGGTGCGGATCTTCCCGCAGATGATGGACAACATGCCCGCCGGGATGAAGCCCATGATGCTGTCGATGAAGAGCGTTCCGGGCGGTCTGTCGATGATGCAGAGCATGATGCCCATGATGTTCCCAGCGATGGCCCCGGGCATCTTGAACAAGGTCATGCCGGACATGATTCGCGAGGTAGAAGACGTCATGGGCGAGATGCCGCCCGACATGGCCGCGCTGATGCCCGACCTGCTGCCCAAGACGATGAACTCCCTGATGCCCACGTATCTGCCGCAGCTCATCCCGCACCTCGTGCCGCTGTTCATCGACTACGTGCGCAACGATACCTAG
- a CDS encoding cytochrome b5 domain-containing protein, giving the protein MKDFTLEELAEFDGRDGRAAYVAYEGVVYDVSESAMWGSGDHEGQHQAGGDLTAEHEDAPHDVYVTDFTEVGRLVG; this is encoded by the coding sequence ATGAAGGACTTCACGCTTGAAGAGCTTGCCGAGTTCGATGGCCGAGACGGCCGCGCCGCCTATGTGGCGTACGAGGGCGTCGTCTACGACGTGAGCGAGAGCGCGATGTGGGGCTCGGGCGATCACGAGGGTCAGCATCAGGCTGGCGGCGACCTGACTGCGGAGCACGAGGACGCTCCGCACGATGTCTACGTCACCGACTTCACCGAGGTCGGCCGACTCGTCGGCTAG